The Granulicella sp. 5B5 nucleotide sequence CCCTCAAGGCCATAGCCGACCTCAATGCGTCGCTGGCGGTCCTTGATCGCAAAGATCATCAGCAGGCCGCGGTCCGAGGCCTTGGGGCCGACCTTCCACTTGTCTTCCAGCTCGGTGGCGAACTCTTCGATGGGTTGCCCGTTGAGGGAGTCGATGGTGACCACGGCAATCTGCGCATGCGCCTGATGGTCAAGCTCGGAGCAGAGCTCGTCGATCTGCTGCTTCGAGGTTGGATCGATCACGTTGGCGAGATCGCTGACATAGTCAGTCGGCGCTGGCAGCGTCGCGACGAGGTCCTGCGAGGATGAGGACTGAGCGTGCACACACCCCGGTCCCCCCAGACCGCGGAGACGAGACACAGCAACCCCGCGAGTAACGTGCGCTTGCTCTTCACACCTCTATCTTACGCCGCTGACTGGCGCGAAGTTCCCACACATCGGCGTGCAATGGCGGCCCTGGGTGTAGCGACCGCCTGGCAGTGTCAGAACTACATTCCCGTGGTGTTGACGGTCACACCCAGCTCCTGCGCAAGCTGGTCGGCCATCCGCGTATGCTGTGCGATGACCTTCTCGCCAGCCGTCACGGTGCTCTTCAACTGCGGATTCGCGGCAACCTGCTCCTCATGCTGGAAGGCCTGCAGATCGGCATGGTGGTCCTTCACCATCTCGGAGACGTAGCTCTTGTCGAACTCGTCGCCGGTAAGCAGCTTCAGTTTGGCGTACTCGGCGTCGTCGGTAACGCCCATGTGCTCGGCTGGCGTCACGCCCATCTCTTCGGCTACAGGCTTCATCTTGTTGTTCAGCATGGTATGGTCGCGCACCATCTTCTCTGCGAAGGCCTTCACATTGGGGTTCTTCGCCTTCTCTACCGCAAGCTTGCCGAACTCCACCTCAGCAAGCCCGCCCTCGGAGGCTGCGCTGACGAACTTCTTGTCCTGCTCCTGCTGGTTGTCCTGCGCAACGGCACAGACGCTTGCGAGCGCAAGGCATCCGGCAGCGATAACCGTCATCGGGATATTTGTACGCATGAAAGTCTCCCTCTCGCAGCGGTGCCGCGAGTGAATTCGTCGTCCGCAACGTATGAGTCTCCTGAACACCGCAAGCGTTGCACGGCGCGGGCAAGGCAAACTGTATCCTGTTACACGGAGCCTTGATGAAACCAACAACGCTGACCCCGCCGATCGCTGAACGAGAGCCAAGCACCCTGCCCATTCACAACACCGCACTGCACGACGACTACGCGTGGCTGCGCGAAAAGGGCGCTCCACGTGTGACCGCCTACCTGGAGGCCGAGAACGCCTACACTGCCGCGATGATGGACGGCACAGAGGCGCTGCAGCAGACGCTGTACGACGAGATTCTCTCGCACATCAAGGAAGACGATGTGTCGGTTCCCTACCGCGACGGCGCATGGGAGTACCTGACGCGCACCGACAAGGGCAAGCAGTACGCGCGCTACCTCCGCAAGGCTGCAGATGTGCCCGACGCGTCTGAGATCATCATCCTCGACGTAAACCAACTGGCAGAAGGACAGCCGTTCATGAGCGTAGGCGCGCTGGGCATCAGCCCGGACGGACGCCTGCTCGCCTACACCACCGACAACACCGGCTTCCGCCAGTACACGCTGCACGTGCGCGACCTCGAAACCGGTGTGGACCTTGCCGACACCGCCGAGCGCGTCGGCTCCATCGCATGGGCAGCCGACTCGAAGACGCTCTTCTACACGACCGAAGACGAGCAGACAAAACGCCAGGACCGCGCGTTTCGGCTGGAGCTAGGCAGCTCACCCGTCGAGGTGTTTCACGAACAGGACGAGCGCTTCAACCTCGGCGTTGGCCGCACGCGCGACCGCGAGTATATCCTGCTCGACATCGGCAGCCACACCACGAGCGAGACCTGGTATATGCCATCCGCGAATGCCCGGCTCGACCAGTTCCGGCTCTTCGCGCCGCGCATCGACGACGAAGAGTACGACATTGACCATCGCAATGGCTCGTGGTTCATCCGCACCAACCACGAGGCCGAACAGTTTCGTCTGATGGTTGTGCCGCATGGCCTTGAAGACGGCGAAGGCCGGGAGTTTTGGCTGGAGGTTCTACCCGAGGTCCCGGCCTCTCCGCTTGAGGACTTTGATCTCTTCCAAAACTTTCTTGTCGCCAGCTACCGCGAACGCGGCCTGCCAGTGCTGCGAGTGTATGACTTCAACAGCCGCGACCTGCTTGAAAATCCTCGTGACATCGCCTTCCCGGACCCAGCCTACGAGGCCGGCTCCGAGATCAACCGCGACTTCAACGCGACGACCTTCCGCTATGGCTATCAGTCGCTCGTGCGGCCCGGTTCGGTCTATCGCTACGATGTCGCTACCGGCGAGTCCACGCTGCTGAAGCAGCAGGAGGTGCCCGGCGGCTTCGATGTAGCGAACTACGCTGCCGAGCGCCTGTGGTTCGCCACGCACGACGGCACACAGGTGCCGGTGTCGCTCGTCTATCGTAAGGACAAGTTTGCGAAGGATGCGAAGTCACCACTCTACGTCTATGGCTACGGTAGCTACGGTTATCCGCTGCCGCTCGGCTTCAGCGCGTCGCGCCTTGCGCTGCTCGACCGCGGCGTCGTCGTGGCCTTCGCGCACATCCGCGGCGGTGGTGAGCTTGGTGACCCGTGGCACGATGCCGGCAAGATGATGGTGAAGCGCAACACGTTTACCGACTTCATCGAAGCCACCGAGTTCCTGCTGCACGAAGGCTACGGCGACCCCAAACGCGTCGCCATCGAAGGCGGCAGCGCGGGCGGCCTGCTGATGGGCGCCGTCGTAAACTTTGCCATCGAGCAGGGTAAGCCCGAGCTCTTCCATGTAGTGCTCTCGCACGTCCCGTTTGTCGACGTGATGAACACCATGCTCGACGCCTCGTTGCCGCTGACCGTGGCCGAATACGAAGAGTGGGGCAACCCTAACGAGGCTGACGCTTTTGCTTACATGCGCAGCTACTCACCGTATGACAACCTGCAGCGCGCGCCCTATCCGGCCATGCTGGTGAAGACGAGCCTCAACGACTCGCAGGTGATGTACTGGGAGCCCGCGAAGTATGTGGCGAAGCTGCGCA carries:
- a CDS encoding DUF4142 domain-containing protein, coding for MRTNIPMTVIAAGCLALASVCAVAQDNQQEQDKKFVSAASEGGLAEVEFGKLAVEKAKNPNVKAFAEKMVRDHTMLNNKMKPVAEEMGVTPAEHMGVTDDAEYAKLKLLTGDEFDKSYVSEMVKDHHADLQAFQHEEQVAANPQLKSTVTAGEKVIAQHTRMADQLAQELGVTVNTTGM
- a CDS encoding S9 family peptidase, with the translated sequence MKPTTLTPPIAEREPSTLPIHNTALHDDYAWLREKGAPRVTAYLEAENAYTAAMMDGTEALQQTLYDEILSHIKEDDVSVPYRDGAWEYLTRTDKGKQYARYLRKAADVPDASEIIILDVNQLAEGQPFMSVGALGISPDGRLLAYTTDNTGFRQYTLHVRDLETGVDLADTAERVGSIAWAADSKTLFYTTEDEQTKRQDRAFRLELGSSPVEVFHEQDERFNLGVGRTRDREYILLDIGSHTTSETWYMPSANARLDQFRLFAPRIDDEEYDIDHRNGSWFIRTNHEAEQFRLMVVPHGLEDGEGREFWLEVLPEVPASPLEDFDLFQNFLVASYRERGLPVLRVYDFNSRDLLENPRDIAFPDPAYEAGSEINRDFNATTFRYGYQSLVRPGSVYRYDVATGESTLLKQQEVPGGFDVANYAAERLWFATHDGTQVPVSLVYRKDKFAKDAKSPLYVYGYGSYGYPLPLGFSASRLALLDRGVVVAFAHIRGGGELGDPWHDAGKMMVKRNTFTDFIEATEFLLHEGYGDPKRVAIEGGSAGGLLMGAVVNFAIEQGKPELFHVVLSHVPFVDVMNTMLDASLPLTVAEYEEWGNPNEADAFAYMRSYSPYDNLQRAPYPAMLVKTSLNDSQVMYWEPAKYVAKLRTLKTNDTPLLLHINMDAGHGGASGRYDYLKEIAFDDAFLLRELGVEKV